A region from the Desulfoglaeba alkanexedens ALDC genome encodes:
- a CDS encoding FAD-dependent oxidoreductase, which yields MTSVFGVWDNKVYHHDAEPLESNPALASLKDIEEFEPGNKILAVMGWDGFFVFDERADIIDMTRAYLEVVQRESCGKCVPCRMGTRVAADILTRIAEGKGSEDDFETLVRIGELVRKGSMCELGHTAMNALLHALEQYEDLFRESIATGRRHPRWTYHTKVTAPCIEACPERLDIPAYIDFIRAGRYRESLSIIQEKNPLASVCGRVCVRFCEFACRRGKLDDPVDIKHLKRFVSDLEMDAAVKKRETRLPVVSSDARKVAIIGSGPAGITAAYHLLRKGYRVEIFEALDEPGGMAAVGIPDYRLPRQVLRTEAQIVQEMGGIIHYNQRLGRDFTLDDLKTRGFEAVFVAIGCQLGTKLGIQGEEAEPKGYYPGIEFLKAINRNEPIEMGRRVVVVGGGNVAMDCARSSLRLGADEVHLIYRRTREEMPADKVEIHEAEEEGVRYHFLANPIRLLVEGGRVVGVECLRMEPGEPDKSGRSRPVPVEGSEFVIGCDMVIPAIGQRMDTSCLTGPCDLKLTRWNTIATDPETLQTSVEWVFAGGDCVSGPATLIEAMAAGFRVSHSIDQYLREGRVELTEEERMSRVLRAVSAVDEDVVDRLGRGEHRVAVPTRTVEERVDDFEEVEMGFSPEDALMEADRCLRCYRILLVATEK from the coding sequence ATGACATCGGTTTTCGGCGTTTGGGACAACAAAGTTTATCACCACGACGCGGAGCCCCTGGAAAGCAACCCGGCGCTGGCGTCGCTCAAGGATATCGAGGAGTTCGAACCGGGGAACAAGATCCTTGCCGTCATGGGCTGGGACGGGTTTTTCGTGTTTGACGAACGGGCGGACATCATCGACATGACGCGGGCCTACCTGGAAGTGGTTCAGAGGGAATCGTGCGGGAAGTGCGTTCCCTGCCGCATGGGCACTCGAGTAGCCGCGGACATCTTGACTCGGATTGCGGAAGGCAAGGGTTCGGAGGACGATTTCGAAACCCTGGTCCGAATCGGGGAACTGGTCCGGAAGGGTTCCATGTGCGAACTGGGCCACACCGCCATGAACGCGCTGCTCCACGCCTTGGAGCAATACGAGGACCTGTTTCGCGAAAGCATCGCTACGGGACGGCGTCATCCGCGCTGGACCTATCACACCAAGGTGACGGCCCCTTGCATCGAGGCCTGCCCGGAACGGCTGGACATTCCCGCTTACATCGACTTCATTCGGGCGGGCCGGTACAGGGAATCGCTTTCCATCATCCAGGAAAAGAACCCGCTGGCGTCGGTGTGCGGGCGGGTGTGCGTCCGGTTTTGTGAATTCGCGTGTCGGCGGGGCAAGCTGGACGACCCGGTCGATATCAAGCACCTCAAGCGGTTCGTTTCCGATCTGGAAATGGACGCCGCGGTGAAAAAGAGGGAAACCCGGCTCCCCGTCGTTTCCTCCGATGCCAGAAAGGTGGCCATCATCGGCTCGGGCCCTGCGGGCATCACGGCCGCCTATCACCTGCTCCGGAAAGGCTACCGTGTGGAAATCTTCGAAGCGCTCGACGAACCCGGGGGCATGGCCGCCGTGGGCATTCCGGATTACCGGCTGCCGCGCCAGGTGCTTCGGACCGAAGCCCAGATCGTTCAGGAAATGGGTGGGATCATCCATTACAACCAAAGGCTCGGCCGGGATTTTACTCTGGATGATTTGAAGACTCGAGGGTTCGAAGCCGTGTTTGTAGCCATCGGTTGCCAGCTGGGGACCAAGTTGGGAATCCAGGGTGAGGAGGCGGAGCCGAAGGGTTATTATCCCGGGATTGAATTCCTGAAAGCCATCAACCGGAACGAACCCATCGAGATGGGGCGCCGGGTGGTGGTGGTGGGCGGCGGCAACGTGGCCATGGACTGCGCCCGATCGTCCCTACGGCTGGGAGCGGACGAAGTCCACCTGATTTACCGGCGGACCCGCGAAGAGATGCCGGCTGACAAGGTGGAAATTCATGAAGCCGAAGAGGAGGGGGTGCGCTATCATTTCCTGGCCAATCCCATCCGGCTGCTGGTGGAGGGCGGCCGGGTGGTCGGTGTGGAATGCCTTCGCATGGAACCGGGCGAACCCGACAAATCGGGCCGGAGCCGTCCCGTGCCGGTGGAAGGTTCCGAATTCGTGATCGGCTGCGACATGGTGATCCCCGCCATCGGCCAGCGCATGGATACCTCCTGCCTTACCGGGCCCTGCGACCTGAAACTCACCCGCTGGAACACCATCGCCACCGACCCGGAAACGCTTCAGACTTCGGTGGAATGGGTGTTCGCCGGAGGCGACTGCGTTTCGGGGCCGGCGACCCTCATCGAAGCCATGGCCGCCGGGTTTCGCGTGAGCCATTCCATTGACCAGTATTTGAGGGAAGGTCGGGTGGAGCTCACGGAAGAGGAACGGATGAGCCGGGTGCTTCGGGCGGTTTCGGCCGTGGACGAGGACGTGGTGGACCGCCTGGGACGGGGCGAACACCGGGTGGCCGTCCCGACACGCACCGTGGAAGAACGGGTGGACGACTTCGAAGAGGTGGAAATGGGATTTTCGCCGGAAGACGCGCTCATGGAAGCCGATCGCTGTCTACGCTGCTACCGGATTCTGCTTGTTGCGACGGAAAAGTGA
- a CDS encoding alpha/beta hydrolase family protein, which yields MQFRKISFSNPRGERLDARLDFPDPDPPAAYAVFAHCFTCTKDYNVVYHISKVLAESGIAVLRFDFTGLGESEGDFARTTFSSNVDDLKAAADFLEKNHDAPKLLIGHSLGGAAALLAAARISAVTAVATIAAPAQTSTMLRLFEGVREQILREGEAEIKVAGRPFRIGKSFLEDLERNELPQAVRSLGKALMVFHSPEDRVVPFRNAEEIFAAAAQPKSFVSVPGADHLLSNRRDGTYVGGILAAWASRYVK from the coding sequence ATGCAGTTCCGGAAGATCTCTTTCAGTAACCCGCGCGGCGAACGACTCGACGCCCGGCTGGACTTTCCAGATCCGGACCCGCCCGCGGCCTACGCCGTGTTCGCCCATTGCTTCACCTGTACCAAAGACTACAACGTGGTCTACCATATCTCCAAAGTCCTGGCGGAAAGCGGGATCGCGGTTCTCCGGTTCGATTTCACGGGCCTTGGTGAAAGCGAAGGCGATTTCGCTCGAACCACCTTTTCCAGCAACGTGGACGACCTGAAGGCCGCCGCCGATTTCTTGGAAAAGAACCACGACGCCCCGAAGCTCCTGATCGGGCATTCGCTGGGTGGTGCGGCGGCGCTCCTGGCGGCGGCTCGGATTTCCGCCGTCACCGCCGTCGCCACCATCGCCGCCCCGGCTCAGACCTCCACCATGTTGCGCCTCTTCGAAGGCGTTCGGGAACAGATCCTGCGGGAAGGCGAAGCCGAGATCAAGGTGGCCGGCCGCCCGTTCCGAATCGGAAAGTCTTTCCTCGAAGACCTGGAAAGGAACGAATTGCCGCAGGCCGTCCGGTCTTTGGGGAAGGCCCTCATGGTCTTTCATTCGCCCGAAGACCGTGTGGTGCCGTTTCGGAACGCTGAAGAAATCTTCGCCGCGGCCGCACAGCCCAAGAGCTTCGTGAGTGTCCCAGGGGCCGATCACCTGCTTTCGAACCGCCGAGACGGGACCTACGTGGGCGGGATCCTGGCCGCATGGGCTTCACGGTACGTGAAGTGA
- a CDS encoding Arm DNA-binding domain-containing protein — translation MALSDTKTRNARAGAASYRLFDGGALYLEVSPAGGKLWRFKYRFNGKHKTSKRATP, via the coding sequence ATGGCTTTGAGCGACACCAAAACCCGCAACGCCAGGGCTGGGGCGGCGTCCTATCGCCTGTTCGACGGCGGCGCCTTGTACCTGGAGGTTAGCCCCGCCGGCGGCAAGCTGTGGCGCTTCAAGTACCGTTTCAACGGTAAGCACAAAACCTCGAAAAGAGCAACGCCATGA
- a CDS encoding RNA chaperone Hfq: MTGSKGNTRKSTPYVIRKKSAEAKPPVQSKPAVESKPAESKSQRPRNIEPDQSLEGKNIRLWLMPSGKAVDGVMERVAVYTVVLRQGTGPQVVYKHAIERIEEA; this comes from the coding sequence ATGACTGGTTCAAAAGGGAACACGCGGAAAAGCACACCCTACGTGATTCGTAAGAAATCGGCGGAAGCCAAACCGCCGGTTCAAAGCAAGCCGGCAGTTGAAAGCAAGCCGGCTGAAAGCAAATCACAGCGTCCGCGAAACATCGAACCTGATCAATCGCTTGAAGGGAAGAATATACGCCTGTGGCTGATGCCGTCAGGCAAGGCTGTGGATGGAGTGATGGAAAGGGTTGCTGTCTATACGGTGGTCCTACGGCAAGGCACAGGTCCGCAGGTCGTTTATAAACACGCGATAGAACGCATAGAAGAAGCGTGA
- a CDS encoding Spy/CpxP family protein refolding chaperone, with protein sequence MKRYGSWIGGFMVTALMVGALLASDATAFGPQGHGYEGFGPGPGLFHGMEKILELKLTVEQQEKISNIITAYRPEFRQAFKAYREARKEMKTVMARDTFDEAAVRAAHQAVASAAEELAVLRARMRHELASVLTKEQREKMQSWHEEDEGDENGSGHEGDENS encoded by the coding sequence ATGAAACGGTATGGTTCATGGATTGGCGGTTTCATGGTCACGGCTTTGATGGTGGGCGCGCTCCTTGCCAGCGACGCTACGGCTTTCGGCCCTCAAGGGCACGGTTACGAGGGCTTTGGGCCCGGCCCGGGGCTCTTCCACGGAATGGAAAAAATCCTGGAACTGAAACTCACTGTCGAACAGCAGGAAAAGATCTCGAATATCATCACCGCTTACCGGCCGGAATTTCGGCAGGCTTTCAAGGCTTATCGGGAAGCCCGGAAGGAGATGAAAACCGTCATGGCTCGGGACACCTTTGATGAGGCGGCCGTTCGAGCGGCCCACCAGGCCGTGGCGTCGGCCGCAGAAGAACTGGCGGTCCTGAGAGCCCGAATGCGCCATGAACTGGCCTCCGTTCTTACCAAGGAACAGCGTGAAAAGATGCAAAGCTGGCACGAGGAAGACGAAGGAGATGAGAACGGAAGTGGCCACGAAGGAGACGAAAATTCTTGA
- a CDS encoding CoA-binding protein: MECQIPEKNADDSEVLEILKQARTIAVVGVSHKEDRDSHNVAKYLKEHGYKMIPVNPKYKEVLGEPCYPNLAAVPERIDIVDIFRNIEAIPGIVDEAIAAGAGCVWMQLGLAHNEAADKARRAGLNVVMSKCAKVEHQRFKKEGCL; the protein is encoded by the coding sequence ATGGAATGTCAGATCCCGGAAAAGAACGCGGACGACAGCGAAGTGCTGGAAATCCTCAAACAAGCCAGGACCATCGCCGTGGTGGGGGTTTCACACAAGGAAGATCGGGACAGTCACAACGTCGCGAAATACCTGAAGGAACACGGTTACAAGATGATCCCCGTTAACCCGAAGTACAAGGAAGTGCTGGGAGAGCCCTGTTATCCCAATCTGGCGGCGGTTCCGGAGCGGATCGACATCGTGGATATTTTCCGGAATATCGAAGCGATTCCCGGGATTGTGGACGAAGCGATCGCAGCGGGCGCCGGTTGTGTCTGGATGCAGCTGGGGCTGGCTCACAACGAAGCCGCCGACAAGGCCCGGCGGGCGGGGCTCAATGTCGTGATGAGCAAGTGCGCCAAGGTGGAACACCAACGGTTTAAAAAAGAAGGATGCCTGTGA
- a CDS encoding radical SAM protein yields the protein MNPVSLKSYRSCRLCPWECGVDRAAGELGRCEAPATVKIADYMPHFGEEACLVGDTGSGAVFFSHCTLRCLFCQTWEMSWKGEGTEVDLERLSDCFLWLEAEGCVNLNLITPTHYLPHILQALERARKAGFSLPVVYNTSSFERVEILKAVQGVVDIYLADFKFWEPETAKKLCGSPDYPETARRALVEMHRQVGDLQTDDRGLARRGVLLRHLVLPGHLGETFAILDWVAETLSTETYLNIMGHFRPCHLARTVPTLARTLSRSEYEAAKRHAWAKGLHRIDTTHERLYEILWSPEPSGEG from the coding sequence ATGAATCCAGTCTCCCTGAAATCCTACCGATCCTGCCGGTTGTGCCCGTGGGAATGCGGAGTGGACCGTGCCGCGGGAGAGCTCGGGCGGTGTGAAGCTCCCGCCACTGTCAAGATCGCGGACTACATGCCTCATTTCGGCGAAGAAGCCTGCCTCGTGGGCGACACGGGCTCCGGCGCCGTCTTCTTTTCTCACTGCACGCTCCGGTGCCTTTTCTGCCAGACATGGGAGATGAGCTGGAAGGGGGAAGGGACGGAGGTCGACCTGGAAAGACTATCGGACTGTTTCCTGTGGCTTGAAGCCGAAGGCTGCGTGAACCTCAACCTCATCACGCCGACCCATTACCTCCCGCACATTCTCCAGGCCCTGGAACGCGCCCGGAAGGCCGGGTTTTCGCTGCCGGTGGTCTACAATACCAGCAGCTTCGAACGCGTGGAAATCCTGAAGGCCGTCCAGGGCGTGGTGGACATTTACCTGGCCGACTTCAAATTCTGGGAACCCGAGACGGCGAAGAAGCTCTGCGGCAGCCCGGATTACCCGGAAACGGCCCGGCGCGCTCTGGTCGAGATGCACCGGCAGGTGGGAGACCTGCAGACGGACGACCGCGGCCTGGCTCGCAGAGGCGTGCTGCTCCGGCACCTGGTGCTTCCCGGACACCTCGGCGAAACGTTCGCGATTCTGGATTGGGTGGCCGAAACACTGTCCACCGAAACATATCTCAACATCATGGGACACTTCCGGCCGTGCCACCTGGCAAGAACCGTCCCGACCCTCGCTCGAACACTCAGCCGTTCGGAATACGAGGCCGCGAAGCGGCACGCGTGGGCAAAGGGCTTGCACCGCATCGACACCACCCACGAGCGTCTCTACGAAATCCTCTGGAGTCCCGAACCTTCCGGTGAAGGCTAG
- a CDS encoding pyridoxal phosphate-dependent aminotransferase, translated as MAVAVKMAQFMERASWIRKMFEEGARLKKIHGAENVFDFSLGDPNVPPPPAVRERLLDLVRNGPDNMHAYMPNAGIPETREALAAYLGREHGVSFKADHVILTCGAAGALNVGLKALLDPGDEVLVPAPYFVEYGFYADNHGGLLQVVPTRDDFTLDLEALDRAIGLKTKVVLINSPNNPTGQIYSSDSLNDLGEILDRKSRRHGRSLYLISDEPYRKIVYDGYTVPSIFQHYRNTVVVTSYSKDLSLPGERIGYAAVHPDAEDGPRLLGAMVLANRIMGFVNAPALMQRLIGGLLDQCVDVDIYRRKRDILYQGLRDAGYEVVKPPGAFYLFPRSPIPDDVAFVRLLQEENILVVPGSGFGGPGHFRIAYCVDDRVIEKAMPGFRRAIEKSQKGTT; from the coding sequence ATGGCGGTGGCGGTCAAGATGGCCCAGTTCATGGAGCGGGCTTCGTGGATCCGGAAAATGTTCGAAGAGGGCGCACGGCTCAAGAAGATTCACGGGGCCGAAAACGTCTTCGATTTCAGCCTGGGAGATCCCAATGTTCCCCCGCCGCCGGCCGTCCGCGAACGCCTGCTGGACCTGGTCCGCAACGGGCCCGACAACATGCACGCCTATATGCCGAACGCCGGAATTCCGGAAACCCGGGAAGCGCTGGCTGCGTATCTCGGCCGCGAACACGGGGTTTCCTTCAAGGCCGACCACGTGATCCTCACCTGCGGAGCCGCCGGGGCCCTCAACGTGGGGCTGAAGGCGCTTCTGGATCCCGGCGACGAAGTGCTGGTACCGGCACCGTATTTCGTGGAATACGGGTTCTATGCCGACAATCATGGCGGTTTGCTCCAGGTGGTTCCGACCCGGGACGACTTCACGCTGGACCTGGAAGCCCTGGACCGGGCCATCGGCCTCAAGACCAAGGTCGTGCTCATCAACTCCCCCAATAACCCCACGGGGCAGATTTACTCCAGCGACTCGCTGAACGATCTGGGGGAAATCCTGGATCGGAAGAGCCGGCGCCACGGCCGGAGCCTCTATCTGATTTCCGATGAGCCGTACCGGAAAATCGTCTATGATGGTTATACTGTGCCTTCCATTTTTCAACATTACCGGAACACTGTGGTGGTGACGTCGTACTCGAAGGACCTTTCCCTTCCCGGGGAACGGATCGGCTACGCGGCCGTTCATCCCGACGCGGAAGACGGCCCCCGCCTGCTGGGCGCCATGGTTCTCGCCAACCGCATCATGGGATTCGTAAACGCTCCGGCTCTCATGCAACGACTCATCGGGGGGCTTCTCGATCAGTGTGTGGACGTCGACATCTATCGTCGAAAAAGAGACATCCTGTACCAGGGGCTCCGGGATGCGGGCTACGAGGTCGTGAAACCTCCGGGCGCTTTCTATCTCTTCCCCAGGAGTCCCATCCCGGACGACGTGGCCTTCGTGCGGTTGCTCCAGGAAGAAAACATCCTGGTGGTACCCGGCAGCGGTTTCGGAGGGCCGGGCCATTTCCGGATCGCCTATTGCGTGGACGACCGGGTCATTGAGAAGGCAATGCCGGGATTCCGTCGCGCGATTGAAAAGTCGCAGAAAGGAACGACATGA
- a CDS encoding SPOR domain-containing protein yields the protein MKPSTPRKKMFTGKASPAGWHSSPGNGLVVKVVGALSVCVIVVMLLTFLWKNKPEENREESESGRNRVVKEIPKEEAAPFEPRFFGPQGDEPTAEADAQHGGIPASSGIQAPPGGAPAEPAPEAEMQPPERPAASLSAEIDSEETAAVKSEEASLEAPGAEPPAPRKPEAQTEAKPAEGPQFIVQVGAFKDEANAQKLSRRLEERGLSVQVNPYDHPKLGPLFLVRLTPFADESRARAAMAEIEQREKIKALLIRSGD from the coding sequence ATGAAGCCGTCGACCCCGAGGAAAAAGATGTTCACGGGAAAGGCTTCGCCAGCCGGGTGGCATTCTTCTCCGGGAAACGGATTGGTCGTCAAAGTGGTCGGGGCACTGTCGGTCTGCGTGATAGTCGTGATGCTTCTCACATTTCTCTGGAAAAACAAGCCGGAAGAAAACCGTGAAGAGTCGGAATCCGGCCGCAACCGGGTGGTCAAGGAGATTCCCAAGGAAGAGGCCGCCCCGTTTGAGCCTCGTTTTTTCGGCCCCCAGGGAGATGAACCAACTGCTGAAGCCGACGCTCAACATGGCGGGATCCCAGCTTCTTCCGGGATCCAGGCTCCCCCCGGCGGAGCCCCTGCTGAACCTGCCCCTGAAGCCGAGATGCAGCCTCCCGAACGACCGGCCGCTTCCTTGAGCGCCGAGATAGACTCCGAAGAGACCGCCGCGGTGAAGAGTGAAGAAGCTTCCTTGGAAGCGCCGGGGGCTGAACCGCCGGCGCCTCGGAAGCCTGAAGCACAGACAGAAGCAAAACCCGCTGAAGGCCCGCAGTTCATCGTGCAGGTCGGGGCTTTCAAGGACGAAGCCAACGCGCAGAAGCTGTCCAGGCGACTGGAAGAGCGGGGGCTTTCGGTCCAGGTCAACCCCTACGATCACCCGAAGCTGGGCCCGCTGTTCCTGGTTCGGCTCACCCCCTTCGCCGACGAATCACGAGCCCGGGCCGCCATGGCCGAGATCGAACAGCGCGAGAAGATCAAGGCGCTGCTGATTCGATCGGGTGATTAG